From the genome of Rhizobium leguminosarum, one region includes:
- a CDS encoding tripartite tricarboxylate transporter TctB family protein, with protein sequence MLKIRNGRDFVGGAAMIAVSLMFIGFGRELDIGNSFQMGPGYFPVMLSLLLIGIGVLIMVQSLVVAVRDEPDAPANWKAYILVILAPVLFGLALSHLGLAPTMFLMVGAVSCASRYAGWRHSIALALFMAISSVVLFTRLLSLPVSAFGPWIPFLGN encoded by the coding sequence ATGTTGAAGATTAGAAACGGTCGCGACTTTGTTGGCGGCGCGGCGATGATCGCCGTTAGCCTAATGTTCATTGGGTTCGGGCGAGAGCTCGATATCGGGAACTCGTTCCAGATGGGACCTGGTTACTTCCCGGTCATGCTGAGCCTGCTGCTGATCGGCATCGGAGTCCTCATCATGGTTCAGTCTCTGGTCGTTGCCGTCAGGGATGAGCCGGATGCACCGGCAAACTGGAAAGCCTACATCCTGGTGATCCTGGCGCCAGTCTTGTTCGGCCTGGCGCTCTCGCACCTAGGCCTCGCACCGACCATGTTTTTGATGGTGGGCGCTGTTAGTTGCGCCAGCAGATATGCCGGGTGGCGCCATTCGATTGCGCTCGCGCTGTTCATGGCGATCAGTTCGGTCGTTCTCTTTACACGGCTCCTGTCGCTTCCCGTCAGCGCCTTCGGCCCATGGATCCCTTTCCTGGGCAACTGA
- a CDS encoding tripartite tricarboxylate transporter permease — MDIFSDLLLGAATAFQPVNLLYGFIGCLLGTAIGVLPGLGPTATIAMLLPITFGLQPESALIMLAGIFYGAQYGGSTTAILINLPGESSSVVTAIDGYQMARNGRAGAALATAALGSFFAGTVATLLLAVAAPPLAAVALKFGPAEYFSLMILGLVASVALASGSLLKAFAMIIFGLLLGSVGTDVESGMQRYIFGIPELYDGLNFVAVSMGIFGICEILRNLENEHERSVGVKKVTGLMLTRDDFRRIRGPVLRGTALGSFLGVLPGGGAMLSSFAAYALEKRISPNRAEFGKGAIEAVAAPESANNAGAQTSFIPMLTLGIPGNPVMALMVGAMIIQGITPGPNVISEEPELFWGMIVSMWSGNLMLVVLNLPLIGLWVRMLAIPYHLLFPAIIGFCCIGAYSINNSAFDIFIMAGFSAVGFALSKLHFEPAPLLLGFILGPMLEENLRRAMLISQGDPTIFVRSPLSLLLLGVAVVVLGLVLAPSISRKRDEAFTE, encoded by the coding sequence ATGGACATCTTTTCCGACCTGTTGCTGGGTGCCGCCACCGCCTTCCAGCCCGTGAACCTGCTCTATGGCTTCATCGGTTGTCTGCTGGGCACCGCTATCGGCGTGCTGCCGGGTCTCGGGCCGACTGCGACGATCGCCATGCTGTTGCCGATCACCTTTGGACTGCAGCCGGAGTCGGCGTTGATTATGCTTGCCGGCATCTTCTATGGCGCCCAGTATGGCGGCTCGACCACCGCGATCCTGATCAATCTTCCGGGCGAAAGCTCGTCGGTCGTCACTGCAATCGACGGCTACCAAATGGCGCGCAACGGTCGCGCGGGCGCGGCGTTGGCAACAGCAGCGCTTGGATCCTTCTTCGCCGGAACGGTCGCGACTTTGCTTCTGGCGGTTGCGGCCCCGCCGCTTGCTGCAGTCGCGCTGAAATTCGGGCCGGCTGAATATTTCTCTCTCATGATTCTCGGCCTCGTCGCCTCGGTAGCGCTTGCCAGCGGTTCACTCCTAAAGGCGTTTGCGATGATCATTTTCGGCCTACTGCTTGGCTCGGTTGGCACCGATGTGGAAAGCGGCATGCAGCGATACATCTTCGGCATTCCAGAGCTTTATGACGGTCTCAATTTCGTCGCAGTCAGCATGGGCATATTCGGCATCTGCGAGATCCTCCGCAATCTCGAGAACGAGCATGAGCGTTCGGTCGGAGTGAAGAAAGTTACTGGCCTGATGCTGACCCGCGACGATTTCAGGCGCATCCGCGGTCCAGTCCTGCGCGGCACAGCGCTCGGCTCGTTCCTGGGCGTGCTGCCAGGCGGTGGCGCCATGCTATCCTCCTTCGCCGCCTATGCGCTGGAAAAGCGCATTTCGCCAAACAGGGCCGAATTCGGAAAGGGCGCGATCGAGGCAGTCGCGGCGCCGGAATCCGCCAATAACGCTGGAGCGCAAACCTCGTTTATTCCTATGCTGACACTTGGCATACCCGGTAACCCGGTCATGGCCCTGATGGTCGGCGCGATGATCATTCAGGGCATTACGCCCGGCCCCAACGTCATCTCCGAGGAACCCGAACTGTTCTGGGGCATGATCGTGTCCATGTGGTCGGGGAACCTGATGCTTGTCGTCCTGAACCTGCCGCTGATCGGGCTTTGGGTGCGTATGCTGGCCATTCCCTACCACCTGCTGTTTCCTGCAATCATCGGCTTCTGCTGCATCGGCGCCTATAGCATCAACAACAGCGCCTTCGACATCTTCATCATGGCAGGCTTCAGCGCGGTCGGTTTTGCGCTCTCCAAGCTGCATTTCGAGCCTGCGCCGCTGCTGTTGGGCTTCATTCTCGGCCCGATGCTGGAAGAGAATTTGCGCCGCGCCATGCTTATCAGCCAGGGCGATCCGACCATCTTCGTACGAAGCCCGCTTAGCCTGTTGCTCTTGGGGGTGGCGGTGGTCGTCCTGGGCCTGGTGCTGGCACCCTCGATCAGCCGCAAGCGCGACGAAGCCTTCACGGAATGA
- a CDS encoding dihydrodipicolinate synthase family protein has translation MTSNLHRALTGISGILVTPYENAGEVDPRRQRPIVDKAIAAGVHILVANGNTSEFYALAVEEAETMVGASADHVGGRVLLLGRAWAEACVTPAGWLARTSRAAGASALMIHQPPDPFSSPRGLTDYVRAIADAAEGLPIVLYLRNDAIGIKAIRELCELPAVVGVKWATPNPLKLAEAIAATDPHIVWVDGLAESGLRPSMRSAHAALRPASSMSGPSAPSPFIQHSKRATTARPTA, from the coding sequence ATGACCAGCAATTTGCATAGGGCCCTCACAGGCATCTCCGGCATTCTCGTCACCCCCTATGAGAACGCTGGAGAGGTCGATCCTCGGCGGCAGAGACCTATCGTGGACAAGGCGATTGCCGCAGGTGTGCACATCCTCGTTGCGAACGGCAATACGAGCGAATTTTACGCACTTGCAGTCGAGGAGGCCGAGACTATGGTCGGCGCTTCGGCGGATCATGTGGGTGGCCGCGTTTTGCTGTTGGGGCGGGCGTGGGCAGAGGCGTGCGTGACGCCTGCCGGTTGGCTAGCTAGAACCTCAAGGGCAGCAGGGGCATCGGCGTTGATGATCCACCAACCGCCGGATCCATTTTCATCGCCACGCGGCCTGACTGACTATGTCCGGGCAATCGCCGATGCCGCAGAAGGACTGCCCATAGTGCTTTATCTGCGCAACGACGCCATCGGCATCAAGGCCATAAGAGAGCTCTGTGAGCTGCCTGCGGTTGTCGGCGTCAAATGGGCGACGCCCAATCCGCTGAAACTGGCCGAGGCGATCGCCGCCACCGATCCCCACATCGTCTGGGTCGACGGACTGGCGGAGTCTGGGCTCCGGCCTTCTATGCGGTCTGCGCACGCGGCTTTACGTCCGGCCTCATCAATGTCTGGCCCGAGCGCTCCGTCGCCATTCATTCAGCACTCGAAGCGGGCGACTACCGCAAGGCCAACAGCCTGA
- a CDS encoding dihydroxy-acid dehydratase, whose translation MTPKKTYEQLRSARWMVPDDQRSFGHRSRTMQMGYDPADWEGRPIVAILNTWSDAQPCHMHFKDRVEWVKRGVLQAGSFPVELPGAVALGKLRQTDHHALSQLAIEAEELLRSHPVDGAVTPHNAF comes from the coding sequence ATGACACCGAAAAAGACCTACGAGCAACTGCGATCCGCCCGCTGGATGGTGCCGGACGACCAACGTTCCTTCGGCCACCGTTCGCGGACGATGCAGATGGGCTATGACCCGGCGGACTGGGAGGGACGGCCGATCGTCGCGATCCTCAACACTTGGTCTGATGCCCAGCCGTGCCACATGCATTTCAAGGATCGGGTGGAATGGGTAAAACGCGGCGTGCTGCAGGCCGGTAGCTTTCCCGTGGAATTGCCCGGCGCTGTCGCTCTCGGAAAACTTCGTCAAACCGACCACCATGCTCTATCGCAACTGGCGATCGAGGCGGAAGAGCTGTTGCGCTCGCACCCGGTCGACGGCGCCGTTACGCCGCACAATGCCTTCTAG